From Drosophila yakuba strain Tai18E2 chromosome 2L, Prin_Dyak_Tai18E2_2.1, whole genome shotgun sequence, one genomic window encodes:
- the LOC26535148 gene encoding uncharacterized protein LOC26535148, which translates to MEEVSNTDVEKVETSTPVTRTRKKVESPTESGEGPVTLSSQEVLLSTHTYTSPDDVHSIGTNEDVIPDTVSESRSLLVYDKCKPEDAKIDDKHGGVNLDSSGISGDISRGNRMSADSMESELNSDFSGEFSDNCVRNSTKKKRELTETDDREDPEEEFRKHFLKTFQDLPRISQISLDENHIKPPTERNQKAEIDTEMQNTSNEDMVTIPTNISKSDAAKNEEPEKNIAENIETNFLQNSDIQEKENADEMPSSSNKNM; encoded by the coding sequence ATGGAGGAGGTTTCCAATACCGATGTTGAGAAGGTGGAAACAAGTACGCCAGTAACAAGAACCAGAAAAAAGGTAGAGTCCCCTACAGAATCTGGAGAAGGTCCTGTGACCCTCAGTTCTCAAGAAGTGTTACTCAGCACACACACGTATACTTCACCAGATGATGTGCATTCCATCGGCACTAATGAAGATGTAATACCAGACACTGTTTCCGAATCACGTTCATTACTTGTATACGATAAATGCAAACCTGAAGATGCTAAAATAGATGATAAACATGGTGGAGTAAACCTAGATAGCTCcggaatctctggagatatATCTCGTGGGAACCGAATGAGTGCAGATTCAATGGAATCGGAACTCAATTCTGATTTTAGTGGGGAGTTTTCAGATAATTGTGTAAGGAACTCGACGAAGAAAAAAAGAGAGTTAACTGAAACAGACGATAGAGAAGACCCCGAAGAAGAGTTTAGGAAACATTTTCTGAAAACGTTTCAGGACTTGCCTAGAATATCACAAATCTCGCTAGACGAAAACCACATAAAACCGCCAACAGAAAGAAACCAGAAAGCCGAAATAGATACAGAAATGCAAAATACTTCCAATGAAGATATGGTAACGATACCCACAAATATATCAAAAAGTGATGCAGCCAAAAATGAGGAGCCGGAAAAAAATATAGCAGAAAACATCGAAACAAACTTCCTTCAAAATAGTGATATACAAGAAAAAGAGAATGCCGATGAAATGCCTTCCTCctcaaataaaaacatgtaa
- the LOC120320669 gene encoding uncharacterized protein LOC120320669 yields MPWQGPRLLWLHCRRNWRTFGYGSGSGSPRSQLSVAWSRYQRIP; encoded by the coding sequence ATGCCTTGGCAAGGACCTCGACTCCTCTGGCTGCACTGCCGACGGAACTGGCGGACGTTTGGAtatggaagtggaagtgggagcCCAAGAAGCCAGCTCTCAGTTGCTTGGAGTCGATATCAAAGGATCCCATAA
- the LOC6526564 gene encoding phospholipase A1 member A codes for MWLQCVWKPIRADFWLQLLTVSFTLLRLEFAAAQNAGVVAAAVAAGQNQTQVYVTDSCLQKPYRCPHPKIQFYLYTRRTQEQPEFIDVLDPNALYYTHFNPRHPTKIIIHGFGGGRTLSPSPDLREAYFSVGEYNIIIVDYADAVKEPCLSQMDWAPRFGSLCISQLVKYLARHPRGVQPDDLHFIGYSVGAHIAGLVANYLKPEEGKLGRITALDPTIFFYAGANNSRDLDTTDAHFVDVLHTGAGILGQWHSSGHADFYVNGGTRQPACVGSATLFQTLACDHTKVTPYFIESITTTRGFYAGPCPNLFSYLIGWCEPKDSEYVLMGEHCSHKARGNYYVTTNAKAPFARGFPGKGRSNGEYQGVRR; via the exons atgTGGTTACAGTGTGTGTGGAAACCAATACGTGCAGACTTTTGGCTGCAGCTGCTCACCGTGAGTTTTACACTCTTACGCCTGGAATTCGCCG CTGCTCAAAATGCGGGAGTGGTGGCAGCTGCCGTGGCGGCTGGACAAAACCAAACCCAGGTCTATGTGACGGATTCTTGCCTGCAAAAGCCCTACCGCTGTCCTCATCCGAAGATTCAGTTCTATCTGTATACGAGACGCACCCAGGAGCAGCCGGAGTTCATAGATGTCCTAGATCCGAATGCCCTGTACTACACCCACTTCAATCCACGCCATCCCACCAAGATCATAATCCACGGCTTCGGCGGCGGCAGAACTCTGAGTCCCAGTCCGGATCTCCGGGAGGCGTACTTTAGTGTGGGCGAGTACAACATCATCATAGTGGACTACGCGGATGCCGTTAAGGAACCATGTTTGAGTCAGATGGACTGGGCTCCTCGGTTCGGCAGTCTGTGTATCTCCCAGCTGGTCAAATACCTCGCCCGACATCCACGTGGCGTCCAGCCGGACGATCTGCACTTCATTGGATACAGTGTGGGTGCTCACATCGCCGGTCTGGTGGCCAACTATTTGAAGCCGGAGGAGGGCAAGCTGGGCAGGATCACCGCCCTGGATCCAACGATATTCTTCTATGCCGGAGCCAACAACTCCAGGGATCTGGATACGACCGATGCCCACTTTGTGGATGTCCTGCACACCGGCGCTGGCATCCTGGGGCAGTGGCACTCCAGTGGTCATGCGGACTTCTATGTAAACGGAGGCACCAGGCAACCAGCTTGTGTGGGATCGGCGACCTTGTTTC AAACGTTGGCTTGCGATCACACAAAAGTCACGCCGTACTTCATTGAATCCATAACAACAACTCGGGGATTTTATGCGGGTCCTTGTCCAAACTTGTTCTCCTACCTAATAGGTTGGTGTGAGCCCAAGGACTCGGAGTATGTGCTAATGGGCGAGCACTGTTCACACAA AGCTCGAGGGAACTATTATGTGACCACCAATGCCAAGGCGCCGTTTGCTCGCGGATTTCCGGGAAAAGGACGATCCAATGGGGAGTACCAGGGAGTACGGAGATAA
- the LOC6526565 gene encoding uncharacterized protein LOC6526565: protein MFVQVFIKNNQEYRQAALIRVKEDHKIFDIKLVLKKHTQIPVEHQKIMFFDTILKDEYLLSKVAKKCKADLLAFHNNALFSRIQFLDSLERRCQSMLKLNDQEVDMELPSEVGPQIVGLAGGCSTAMSSEQSTSGLSDMRSSIMASMSSRPACYRRGDANACMSEDPCEIKCCEGDEDRPPYARVMPEDRRFGVVITHEECPRNCDFNCILEFLAEAFHTTQDVASLSFSQCTPVAEFDCSLLLVAEDSDSSDWLLRVAQPMCPPYRCTSFIRHFDLVRCTFVIPMVVERELCKVFQIFENQNCGLDTGKWCVMKKTPLDPCSDTYASKVIFPDSVNYEIMAYIDTESKSYIEHHCSKIKYITWHLPVEFSYGLTCSST from the coding sequence ATGTTTGTAcaagtttttataaaaaataatcaagaGTATCGGCAGGCTGCCTTAATACGCGTTAAAGAAGACCACAAAATTTTTGATATAAAACTTGTGTTGAAGAAACACACCCAAATTCCAGTGGAACATCAAAAGATTATGTTTTTCGATACCATCCTCAAGGACGAATACCTCTTGTCGAAGGTGGCGAAGAAATGTAAAGCCGACCTCTTGGCCTTTCACAATAATGCGCTTTTCAGTCGTATCCAGTTTTTGGATAGTTTGGAACGCCGCTGCCAGTCAATGCTGAAGCTAAACGACCAGGAAGTGGACATGGAGTTGCCCAGTGAGGTTGGGCCGCAGATCGTCGGATTGGCCGGTGGGTGCTCAACTGCCATGAGTTCGGAGCAAAGTACAAGTGGCCTCTCTGATATGAGGAGCTCCATTATGGCATCCATGAGTTCAAGGCCAGCCTGCTATCGTCGTGGCGACGCGAATGCCTGCATGTCCGAAGACCCATGCGAAATTAAATGCTGCGAAGGGGATGAAGATCGTCCTCCGTACGCTAGGGTAATGCCCGAAGATCGTCGATTTGGTGTAGTAATCACCCATGAGGAGTGCCCCCGCAACTGTGATTTCAATTGTATTTTAGAGTTCTTGGCAGAGGCATTCCATACTACGCAGGACGTCGCCTCCCTGAGCTTCAGTCAATGTACTCCGGTGGCTGAGTTCGACTGCTCCTTGCTACTCGTTGCCGAGGACAGTGACTCCAGCGATTGGCTCCTCCGGGTAGCCCAGCCCATGTGTCCACCGTACAGATGCACGTCTTTCATCAGACACTTTGATCTGGTGCGGTGCACATTTGTTATACCAATGGTCGTGGAGCGGGAGCTCTGCAAAGTGTTTCAGatatttgaaaatcaaaactGCGGCCTTGACACCGGAAAATGGTGCGTGATGAAGAAGACCCCTTTGGATCCTTGCTCAGATACATATGCATCTAAGGTAATCTTCCCGGATTCCGTCAACTATGAGATCATGGCTTACATCGACACCGAATCAAAGAGCTACATTGAGCATCATTGCAGCAAGATAAAGTATATAACGTGGCATCTGCCTGTGGAATTCAGCTACGGCCTAACATGTTCGAGTACATAA
- the LOC6526566 gene encoding inactive pancreatic lipase-related protein 1 — translation MSKYSALILLLTIISGFCKGENRTRGWLPEFCVFGEQKCPNSRVSFWLYTNQTRDDPKQLDPLNPQKNFFEPRLPLKILIHGFIGNRNLTPNLEVRDVLLQTQPVNVISVDYGTLVRWPCYYPWAVNNAPIVSECLAQMINSLISAGISRREDIHLIGFSLGAQVAGMVANYVSQPLARITGLDPAGPGFMMQPSLQQKLDASDADFVDIIHTDPFFFSMLPPMGHADFYPNLDQLNQRGCSYISNWRFYNCNHYRAAVYYGESIVSRRGFWAQQCGGWFDFFSQRCSHYSNLPNTQMGYFVSADASGSYFLTTHEVAPFAKGPLVEVEFEVSELRNFTEIELR, via the exons ATGAGCAAATACAGCGCACTGATCCTACTATTAACAATAATCTCCGGTTTCTGCAAAGGAGAAAATCGAACGCGTGGCTGGCTGCCAGAGTTCTGTGTCTTTGGCGAGCAAAAGTGTCCCAATTCCCGAGTTTCGTTTTGGCTTTACACCAa CCAAACACGCGACGATCCCAAACAATTAGATCCTTTGAATCCGCAAAAGAATTTCTTCGAGCCGCGCCTGCCACTAAAGATACTCATCCACGGATTTATAGGAAATAGAAACTTGACACCAAATTTGGAAGTCAGGGATGTGCTGCTCCAAACTCAGCCTGTTAATGTGATATCGGTGGACTATGGAACATTGGTTCGATGGCCATGTTATTATCCTTGGGCCGTGAATAATGCACCAATTGTCTCTGAGTGTCTGGCGCAGATGATAAACAGTCTAATCTCAGCTGGCATCAGCAGACGTGAGGATATTCACTTGATAGGCTTCAGCTTGGGTGCCCAAGTGGCTGGGATGGTGGCCAACTATGTGAGTCAACCTCTGGCTAGGATTACTGGACTGGATCCTGCGGGTCCTGGCTTCATGATGCAGCCCTCGCTGCAGCAAAAACTGGATGCCAGTGATGCCGACTTTGTGGACATCATACACACCGACCCGTTCTTCTTTTCCATGCTGCCTCCAATGGGTCATGCCGACTTCTACCCCAATCTCGACCAGCTTAATCAACGGGGCTGCAGTTACATCAGCAACTGGAGATTTTACAACTGCAATCATTACCGGGCAGCCGTCTACTACGGCGAGTCTATAGTCTCGAGAAGGGGCTTTTGGGCCCAGCAATGCGGCGGATGGTTTGATTTCTTCTCGCAGCGGTGCAGCCACTACTCCAATTTGCCTAATACCCAAATGGGCTACTTTGTCTCAGCAGA TGCCTCGGGCTCGTACTTTCTCACCACCCACGAGGTGGCTCCTTTTGCCAAAGGACCTCTGGTTGAAGTCGAATTTGAAGTTTCGGAACTTCGCAATTTCACGGAAATTGAATTAAGATAA
- the LOC26534499 gene encoding pancreatic triacylglycerol lipase: MKSTVWLPLLTFICRSASSNPILGLFDSTCQVVSGECPNKNVSFWLYSNSTRENPILLNPLDLNPWDFQPPRPLKILIHGYTGYRDFAPNSYIRPVLLDHEDVYVISIDYGPLVRYPCYIQAVQNLPLVSQCLAQLINNLVDRAIVANDRIHLIGFSLGGQVAGQTANYVKRKLKRITGLDPAKPLFILGPDSRRLDQGDADFVDVIHTDVFGRGILRAAGHVDFYPNFGAQQPGCMEENMQDPGSCNHERAPRFYAESINSTVGFWGRQCSGWLVQLLSLCPTTGAQALMGYHVSDELRGSYFLQTASKSPFALGKTPDVDNRQTLAKFHLNFDHNEIDNDYEPQLLEAFLELEAVKVVDKMDEANLDKQLNWIDRPEEEPLSRNFIN, from the exons ATGAAGTCGACAGTGTGGCTCCCTTTGCTGA CCTTCATTTGTAGAAGTGCCAGTTCCAACCCAATATTGGGTCTTTTTGATTCCACCTGCCAAGTTGTAAGTGGAGAATGTCCCAATAAAAACGTATCCTTCTGGCTCTACTCAAA TTCCACCCGAGAAAACCCTATCCTGCTGAATCCCCTTGACCTAAATCCGTGGGACTTCCAACCGCCACGTCCTTTGAAGATACTCATCCATGGCTACACAGGCTACCGTGACTTCGCTCCCAACTCCTACATCCGTCCCGTACTCCTCGACCACGAAGATGTGTACGTTATCTCCATTGACTATGGACCACTTGTGCGATATCCCTGCTACATCCAGGCTGTTCAGAATCTTCCCCTAGTCAGTCAATGCCTGGCCCAGTTGATCAATAACCTGGTGGATCGGGCGATCGTCGCAAACGACCGAATCCACTTGATAGGCTTCAGTTTGGGTGGACAGGTGGCGGGGCAGACGGCCAACTATGTGAAGAGAAAACTGAAGAGGATCACTGGTCTGGATCCTGCGAAGCCCCTCTTTATCTTGGGACCAGATTCAAGAAGATTGGACCAAGGAGATGCCGATTTTGTGGACGTCATACACACGGATGTTTTCGGTCGCGGAATTCTGCGCGCCGCTGGTCATGTGGATTTCTATCCGAACTTTGGAGCCCAACAACCTGGCTGCATGGAGGAGAACATGCAAGATCCTGGTAGCTGTAATCACGAGAGGGCTCCTCGCTTTTACGCCGAGTCCATCAATTCCACTGTGGGTTTCTGGGGACGGCAGTGTTCCGGGTGGTTGGTGCAACTTCTTTCACTTTGTCCCACAACAGGAGCTCAAGCTCTAATGGGCTATCATGTCTCGGATGAGTTGAGGGGCTCGTACTTCCTCCAGACCGCAAGTAAATCACCCTTTGCCCTCGGAAAAACGCCGGATGTGGACAATAGACAGACCCTGGCCAAGTTCCATTTGAATTTCGATCACAATGAAATCGACAATGACTACGAACCACAGTTGTTGGAGGCATTTCTTGAGTTGGAGGCAGTAAAAGTGGTGGACAAAATGGATGAAGCCAATTTGGATAAGCAGTTGAACTGGATCGACCGCCCGGAAGAGGAACCTTTGTCcagaaattttattaattag
- the LOC6526563 gene encoding vesicular glutamate transporter 1, giving the protein MKGLTAFKEKATGVFGGLKPNMEKFEISQSYHGGHGGYEEMEGGDREGRGPGGGHAYDDDDDRPDSPASFEEIERPPLRKIDKYCKAECPCMPARYTIATMACVGFMIAFGMRCNMSAAKLKGEHNGTVFMNWTVAVESHVDSSFFWGYLVTQIPGGFIASKFPANKIFGLSIVSSATLHLFVPFAMTLMHGHVVICVRVLQGLFEGVTYPACHGIWRFWAPPMERSRLATLAFSGSYAGVVVGLPLSGLLADTVGYQAPFYAYGVFGIIWYMFWIWLCFENPRKHPAISIPELKYIEKSLGESAHPTMPSLKTTPWREMMRSMPVYAIIVANFCRSWNFYLLVLFQSSFLKHKFGFKVEEAGFVGSLPHLIMTTIVPFGGMLADHLRKNGILSTTNVRKLFNCGGFGMEGLFFLFVAHSSTATGAMFALTCGVAFSGFAISGYNVNHLDIAPRYASILMGLSNGIGTLAGIIVPYALDGLIQANPTGCWTTVFTLAACVHLVGCTFYGIFASGELQPWAEPPAEEQKVWAPPPGAITNTDPSQAGMLGDYMKETSFGAPEYTEQSQMQQSSAISYGATGHVANNPFAMASGAPPIAEEDVPPTYGEVTNPGQYGYTQGQMPSYDPQGYQQQ; this is encoded by the exons ATGAAGGGTCTGACGGCGTTTAAGGAGAAGGCGACGGGCGTGTTTGGCGG CCTGAAGCCCAATATGGAGAAGTTCGAGATATCGCAGAGCTATCATGGCGGTCACGGGGGCTACGAGGAGATGGAGGGGGGCGACCGGGAGGGCCGCGGACCGGGCGGCGGCCACGCctacgacgacgacgacgaccgGCCCGACTCGCCTGCCTCCTTCGAGGAGATCGAGCGTCCGCCGCTCCGCAAGATCGACAAGTACTGCAAGGCGGAGTGTCCTTGCATGCCGGCCCGCTACACCATCGCCACCATGGCCTGCGTGGGATTCATGATCGCCTTCGGCATGAGGTGCAATATGTCGGCGGCCAAGCTCAAAGGGGAGCACAATGGG ACTGTGTTCATGAACTGGACGGTCGCCGTGGAGAGCCATGTGGACTCGTCCTTCTTCTGGGGCTATCTGGTGACGCAGATACCCGGCGGCTTCATCGCCTCCAAGTTTCCGGCCAACAAGATATTCGGGCTGTCCATCGTGAGCTCCGCCACGCTGCATCTCTTCGTGCCATTCGCCATGACCCTGATGCACGGTCATGTGGTGATTTGCGTGAGGGTTCTGCAAGGACTCTTCGAG GGCGTTACCTATCCAGCCTGCCATGGCATCTGGCGCTTCTGGGCGCCGCCCATGGAGCGCTCCCGACTGGCGACGCTGGCCTTTTCCGGTTCCTATGCGGGCGTGGTGGTGGGACTACCGCTCTCCGGGCTGCTGGCCGATACCGTGGGCTACCAGGCGCCGTTCTACGCCTACGGGGTGTTCGGCATCATATGGTACATGTTCTGGATATGGTTGTGCTTCGAGAATCCGCGCAAACATCCGGCCATCAGTATACCCGAGCTGAAGTACATCGAGAAGTCGCTGGGGGAGTCGGCTCATCCGACGATGCCATCCCTGAAGACGACTCCATGGCGGGAGATGATGCGTTCGATGCCGGTCTACGCCATCATTGTGGCGAACTTCTGCCGCTCCTGGAACTTCTACCTCCTGGTGCTGTTCCAGTCCTCGTTCCTCAAGCACAAGTTCGGTTTTAAGGTGGAGGAGGCGGGCTTTGTGGGCTCCCTGCCCCACTTGATCATGACCACGATAGTTCCATTTGGCGGCATGTTGGCGGATCACCTGCGCAAGAACGGAATCCTGTCCACCACCAATGTGCGAAAGCTCTTCAATTGCGGCGGTTTCGGTATGGAAGGCCTCTTTTTCCTATTTGTTGCACATTCATCAACGGCG ACGGGTGCCATGTTTGCCTTGACTTGCGGCGTGGCCTTCAGTGGCTTTGCTATATCCGGTTATAATGTCAATCACCTGGATATCGCTCCTCGTTATGCCAGTATATTGATGGGTCTTTCGAACGGAATTGGCACTCTGGCCGGCATCATTGTGCCCTATGCCCTTGATGGTCTCATCCAGGCTAAT CCCACCGGTTGCTGGACCACTGTCTTCACCCTGGCCGCCTGTGTTCATTTGGTTGGCTGCACTTTCTACGGCATTTTTGCCTCCGGAGAGCTGCAGCCGTGGGCGGAACCTCCGGCCGAGGAGCAAAAGGTGTGGGCTCCACCACCAGGTGCCATTACCAACACGGATCCTAGCCAGGCGGGCATGTTGGGCGACTACATGAAGGAAACCTCATTC GGTGCCCCCGAGTACACTGAGCAGAGCCAAATGCAGCAGTCGAGTGCCATTAGCTACGGCGCCACAGGACACGTGGCCAACAATCCCTTCGCCATGGCCAGCGGTGCTCCGCCCATTGCGGAGGAGGATGTCCCACCGACCTACGGGGAAGTTACCAATCCTGGCCAGTATGGGTACACGCAAGGACAAATGCCGTCCTACGATCCGCAGGGATACCAGCAGCAGTAA